In a single window of the Streptomyces sp. HUAS ZL42 genome:
- a CDS encoding glycoside hydrolase family 43 protein → MSAVFSRLAAILVAACLLFTSQVLTTPQRAAAADPGYLMVHFTGEGSTNQQMYLSHSTDGLHWNDLNGGGMVLRSTVGTRGVRDPALVRAPGGDKYWIIATDLCIGCGQNWDTAINNGSRNLVVWESTDLVTWSQPWLLNVAGSIPDGRNAWAPEAIWDPQTGDYVLYWATNVPLNGATKHRIFYARTSDFRTVTTPQTYIERPGTQEIIDTQIIEVPSGVGNYRYVRASGDGQITLEGSNSILGTWTRLGDLSGIGLTGSQVEGPMWMKVNGSNQWALYLDQYATSGGYMPVLTTDPSNPAAYQKQASGSYNMGGTKKRHGWILNLTAAEESRVLARWPNTAINRLQSYNFQDRYVRHTNFDVRIDPNVSPAEDAQFRLRTGLAGSGTVSFESVNFPGYFLRHSNYDFALVYNDGTTQFAQDASFRQVAGLADSSWSSFQSYNYPDRYIRHYAYQLRLDPITTATGRSDATFRVTS, encoded by the coding sequence ATGTCCGCGGTCTTCTCCCGGCTTGCGGCGATACTGGTCGCCGCCTGCCTGCTCTTCACATCCCAAGTCCTGACCACCCCACAGCGGGCCGCCGCCGCCGACCCCGGTTACCTGATGGTGCACTTCACCGGAGAGGGGTCGACCAACCAGCAGATGTACCTCTCACACAGCACGGACGGCCTGCACTGGAACGACCTCAACGGCGGCGGGATGGTCCTGCGCTCCACGGTCGGCACACGCGGGGTGCGCGACCCCGCCCTGGTCCGCGCCCCGGGCGGTGACAAGTACTGGATCATCGCGACCGACCTGTGCATCGGCTGCGGGCAGAACTGGGACACCGCCATCAACAACGGCAGCCGCAACCTCGTGGTGTGGGAATCCACCGACCTGGTCACCTGGTCGCAGCCATGGCTGCTCAACGTCGCCGGCTCGATCCCCGACGGCCGCAACGCCTGGGCGCCCGAGGCGATCTGGGACCCGCAGACAGGCGACTACGTCCTGTACTGGGCGACGAACGTGCCCCTCAACGGCGCGACGAAGCACCGCATCTTCTACGCCCGCACCAGCGACTTCCGCACCGTCACCACCCCGCAGACCTACATCGAGCGCCCCGGCACCCAGGAAATCATCGACACCCAGATCATCGAGGTGCCCTCCGGAGTGGGTAACTACCGCTACGTGCGGGCCTCCGGCGACGGGCAGATCACCCTCGAAGGCAGCAACTCGATCCTGGGGACGTGGACCAGGCTCGGTGACCTCTCCGGTATCGGCCTGACCGGCTCGCAGGTCGAGGGCCCGATGTGGATGAAGGTCAACGGCAGCAACCAGTGGGCGCTCTACCTCGACCAGTACGCCACAAGCGGCGGTTACATGCCGGTCCTGACCACCGATCCGTCCAATCCCGCGGCCTACCAGAAGCAGGCGTCGGGCAGCTACAACATGGGCGGCACGAAGAAGCGCCACGGCTGGATCCTGAACCTGACGGCCGCCGAGGAGAGCCGCGTGCTCGCGCGCTGGCCCAACACGGCGATCAACCGGCTCCAGTCGTACAACTTCCAGGACCGGTACGTGCGGCACACCAACTTCGACGTGCGAATCGACCCCAACGTCAGCCCCGCCGAGGACGCCCAGTTCCGGCTGAGGACCGGCCTGGCCGGCTCCGGCACCGTCTCCTTCGAGTCGGTGAACTTCCCCGGGTACTTCCTGCGGCACTCCAACTACGACTTCGCTCTGGTCTACAACGACGGCACCACCCAGTTCGCCCAGGACGCCAGCTTCCGCCAGGTCGCCGGCCTCGCCGACTCCTCATGGTCGTCGTTCCAGTCCTACAACTACCCCGACCGGTACATCCGCCACTACGCCTATCAACTGCGGCTCGACCCGATCACCACCGCGACAGGACGCAGCGACGCCACCTTCCGTGTGACGAGCTGA
- a CDS encoding family 43 glycosylhydrolase, translating to MSISPMPAGVERLRRRSWRRVPGRSSLVRRLRAMATALAVVGGVTVGTVVVAPAAQAATTTFTNPLNGSGADPYMTYYNGNYYLMTTPYSGPLTMRKAPTIEALKAASPVPVFSGHAAGRDHYIWAPEMHLLDGPNGKRWYIYYSAGTGDIEDQRVHVLESAGTDPLGPYTYKGMIFGANDWWGIDGSVVTINGRLYFIWSGVPTPQWAGSNPSIYIVALSNPWTVTGSRTQISTPTYSWETQGTPMNEGPVALQHGGKTFISYSASACQGPDYKLGLLTLTGSDPLNASSWTKSAEPAFQRSDAAGVYGPGHNGFFKSPDGTEDWIVYHANSSSTQGCGTTRTTRIQKITWNADGSPNLGVPVATGTALTVPSGEPAVTYYRLTNRNSGKVMDVQAPNTDNGVKIGQYAWNGKPWQRWRFVDVGGGYFQIESLNSGKCMDVNGASTADGAGIIQYPCHSGANQQFEWVAVDGYHQLRARHSGKCVNVVGASTADLALLEQRTCGTATSFHWSRT from the coding sequence ATGAGCATTTCTCCCATGCCCGCCGGTGTGGAAAGGCTGCGCCGCCGCTCTTGGCGGCGCGTGCCGGGGCGTTCCTCTCTGGTCCGCCGACTGCGGGCCATGGCAACGGCTCTCGCCGTCGTCGGAGGTGTGACGGTCGGGACGGTGGTGGTCGCGCCCGCGGCGCAGGCGGCCACGACGACGTTCACGAACCCGCTCAACGGTTCCGGCGCCGACCCCTACATGACCTACTACAACGGCAACTACTACCTGATGACGACGCCGTACAGCGGACCGCTGACGATGCGCAAGGCGCCCACGATCGAGGCGCTGAAGGCCGCCTCGCCGGTGCCGGTGTTCAGCGGCCACGCCGCCGGGCGTGACCACTACATCTGGGCTCCGGAGATGCACCTGCTCGACGGCCCCAACGGCAAGCGCTGGTACATCTACTACTCCGCCGGTACGGGCGACATCGAGGACCAGCGTGTGCACGTGCTGGAGAGCGCCGGCACCGATCCGCTCGGCCCGTACACGTACAAGGGCATGATCTTCGGCGCGAACGACTGGTGGGGCATCGACGGCAGCGTGGTCACCATCAACGGCCGGCTGTACTTCATCTGGTCGGGCGTGCCGACGCCGCAGTGGGCCGGATCAAACCCGAGCATCTACATCGTCGCGCTGAGCAATCCGTGGACCGTGACCGGATCCCGCACGCAGATCTCCACCCCGACCTACTCCTGGGAGACGCAGGGCACCCCGATGAACGAGGGCCCGGTCGCCTTGCAGCACGGCGGAAAGACGTTCATCAGCTACTCGGCGAGCGCCTGCCAGGGCCCCGACTACAAGCTGGGACTGCTCACCCTCACCGGCAGCGACCCGCTGAACGCGAGCTCCTGGACCAAGAGCGCCGAGCCGGCCTTCCAGCGCAGCGACGCGGCCGGCGTGTACGGCCCCGGCCACAACGGCTTCTTCAAATCACCGGACGGCACCGAGGACTGGATCGTCTACCACGCCAACTCCTCCTCCACCCAGGGCTGCGGCACCACCCGCACCACCCGGATCCAGAAGATCACCTGGAACGCCGACGGATCGCCGAACCTCGGCGTCCCGGTGGCCACGGGCACCGCGCTGACCGTGCCGTCCGGCGAGCCGGCGGTGACCTACTACCGGCTGACCAACCGCAACAGCGGCAAGGTCATGGACGTTCAGGCACCCAACACCGACAACGGCGTGAAGATCGGCCAGTACGCCTGGAACGGCAAGCCCTGGCAGCGGTGGCGCTTCGTCGACGTGGGCGGGGGCTACTTCCAGATCGAGAGCCTCAACAGCGGCAAGTGCATGGACGTGAACGGCGCATCCACAGCTGACGGCGCCGGCATCATCCAGTACCCCTGCCATTCCGGCGCGAACCAGCAGTTCGAATGGGTCGCCGTCGACGGATACCACCAGCTCAGGGCCCGCCACAGCGGCAAGTGCGTCAACGTCGTCGGCGCCTCGACCGCGGACCTCGCCCTGCTCGAACAGCGTACGTGCGGCACAGCCACCAGCTTCCACTGGTCACGTACGTGA
- a CDS encoding TetR/AcrR family transcriptional regulator, whose protein sequence is MAEPDSFARPSRSVIRERLVEAAVQEFGEQGYDRTRVQDIARRAGLSTGAIYGNFRNKAELLAEAVDHGLAAASHRLGQALSSGAQPADVLALIVTDLSDPRQQTWAPLVSEALTAARRDAEVARRVHAALGRVETKLRDLVELAQQDGSFGPLIDAAACARLVLCVSLGVDVLAAVKAEGPDHGDWTSLMRVLFAGLGPAE, encoded by the coding sequence GTGGCAGAGCCTGATTCCTTCGCGAGGCCGTCCAGGTCCGTGATTCGTGAACGCTTGGTCGAGGCCGCTGTCCAGGAATTCGGTGAGCAGGGTTACGACCGCACACGGGTGCAGGACATAGCCCGCCGAGCCGGCCTGTCCACCGGGGCGATTTACGGCAACTTCCGCAACAAGGCCGAACTGCTCGCCGAGGCGGTCGACCACGGCCTTGCCGCCGCCTCGCACCGACTTGGTCAGGCGCTGAGCAGTGGTGCTCAACCCGCCGATGTCCTCGCGTTGATCGTCACGGATCTCTCCGATCCGCGTCAGCAGACGTGGGCGCCCCTGGTCAGCGAAGCCCTCACGGCCGCGAGGCGGGACGCCGAGGTCGCCCGCAGGGTGCACGCCGCCTTGGGCCGGGTCGAGACCAAGCTGAGAGACCTGGTGGAACTCGCCCAGCAGGACGGCTCCTTCGGGCCGCTGATCGATGCGGCGGCCTGCGCCCGCCTTGTGTTGTGCGTGTCGCTGGGAGTGGACGTGCTCGCCGCCGTGAAGGCGGAAGGCCCGGACCACGGCGACTGGACCTCGCTGATGCGTGTCCTGTTCGCAGGGCTGGGGCCTGCCGAATGA